Proteins co-encoded in one Centroberyx gerrardi isolate f3 chromosome 18, fCenGer3.hap1.cur.20231027, whole genome shotgun sequence genomic window:
- the ccnc gene encoding cyclin-C — protein sequence MAGNFWQSSHYLQWVLDKQDLMKERQKDLKFLTEEEYWKLQIFFANVIQALGEHLKLRQQVIATATVYFKRFYARYSLKSIDPVLMAPTCVFLASKVEEFGVVSNTRLISAATSVLKTRFSYAFPKEFPYRMNHILECEFYLLELMDCCLIVYHPYRPLLQYVQDMGQEDMLLPLAWRIVNDTYRTDLCLLYPPFMIALACLHVACVVQQKDARQWFAELSVDMDKILEIIRVILKLYDQWKNFDDRKEMAAVLNKMPKPKPPPNSESDQSSNGSQNNSYSQS from the exons ATGGCAGGAAACTTCTGGCAGAGCTCCCACTA tCTGCAGTGGGTTCTGGACAAGCAGGACCTGATGAAGGAGCGCCAGAAGGACCTGAAGTTTCTCACAGAAGAGGAATACTGGAAACTGCAGATATTCTTTGCCAATG TCATCCAGGCTCTGGGGGAACACCTGAAGTTGCGGCAGCAAGTCATCGCTACAGCAACTGTCTACTTCAAACGCTTCTATGCCAG GTACTCCTTGAAAAGTATAGATCCAGTGCTCATGGCTCCTACGTGTGTTTTCCTGGCTTCTAAAGTTGAG GAATTTGGAGTTGTATCCAACACCAGGCTGATCTCTGCAGCAACGTCTGTAT TGAAAACAAGATTTTCCTATGCCTTCCCAAAGGAGTTTCCTTACAGAATGAATCAT ATATTAGAATGTGAGTTCTACCTGCTGGAGTTGATG GACTGCTGCCTGATTGTGTACCACCCCTACAGACCGCTGCTGCAGTATGTGCAGGATATGGGGCAGGAGGACATGCTACTGCCCCTGGCCTG GCGAATAGTGAATGACACGTACAGGACAGATCTGTGTCTGCTCTACCCGCCCTTCATGATTGCCTTGG CCTGTCTGCATGTTGCCTGTGTGGTACAGCAGAAGGATGCCAGGCAGTGGTTTGCGGAGCTCTCTGTTGATATGGACAAA ATCCTGGAGATCATCCGTGTGATTCTGAAGCTGTACGACCAGTGGAAAAATTTTGACGATAGGAAGGAGATGGCTGCTGTGCTGAACAAGATGCCGAAACCCAAGCCTCCTCCTAACAG TGAGAGCGACCAGAGCTCCAACGGGAGCCAAAACAACTCCTACAGCCAGTCCTAG
- the ngs gene encoding notochord granular surface, with protein sequence MSRSPERMSSYRRHFEGTVAAPAFYQVRVSSPSPTRREVRHRSASYSRSGGTMGRRALSNKSRITSSASMGSLCFGMSMGLGPKLDLDAAAAENQAFMTTRSSERQEMVALNDRLAVYIEKVRTLESKNKLLEVEIEALQNRFLKSSGLRQLYESQLKELNRIAEQMRVQRDLAVAAKEAMSGQLAVLKAKYDEALEARKKAEQEIEAFRPDVDKATSARIGLEKQLENLEVQLAFLQRVHKEEIEELMQQIYSSASKVDLTFGLPDLSSALRQIQSQYDSIAAKNLQEMDSWYKTKFQDLSVASNKHVQSVRSVREEIAGYKKDLLSKERELESLKTKNEYLEVQIRDAVERYKKEEEDLQERIEAIKLELKVTKEKIALLLREYQDLLNVKMALEIEITTYRKLIEGEDSRLSTMVHSMSLLGGRSIASSASISAASASASVSVSAPVGPAPPEAAALGGAPSTGAEKAPGANGGLVEVASSESQTDGSTDEQATEMSERKTLLIRTVKTDEDTYESNTQERTITISGAADDTDEE encoded by the exons ATGAGCCGCAGCCCAGAGAGGATGTCTTCCTACCGCCGTCATTTCGAGGGCACCGTGGCCGCACCTGCTTTCTATCAGGTCCGGGTGTCCAGTCCGTCTCCCACCCGCAGGGAGGTTCGCCATCGGTCGGCCAGCTATTCCCGAAGTGGAGGGACGATGGGGCGCAGGGCCCTCTCCAACAAGTCCCGCATCACCAG CAGTGCGAGTATGGGATCGTTGTGTTTCGGTATGTCCATGGGGCTTGGGCCGAAACTGGATCTGGATGCGGCCGCAGCGGAGAACCAGGCTTTCATGACGACTCGAAGCAGCGAGAGGCAGGAGATGGTAGCCCTCAATGACCGTCTGGCAGTCTACATTGAAAAG GTGCGTACCCTGGAGTCGAAAAACAAGCTGCTGGAGGTTGAGATTGAGGCTCTGCAGAACCGCTTTCTCAAATCATCAGGCCTCAGGCAGCTGTATGAGTCTCAGCTGAAGGAACTCAACAGGATTGCTGAGCAAATGAGAGTCCAGAGG GACCTGGCTGTGGCGGCCAAGGAGGCCATGTCAGGCCAGCTGGCAGTGCTAAAGGCTAAATATGATGAGGCTCTGGAGGCCAGGAAGAAGGCTGAGCAGGAGATTGAGGCTTTCCGTCCG GATGTGGATAAAGCCACCTCAGCACGAATTGGACTGGAGAAGCAGCTGGAAAACCTAGAGGTTCAGCTGGCCTTCCTGCAGAGGGTTCACAAagag GAAATTGAGGAGCTGATGCAGCAGATCTATTCATCAGCATCCAAGGTGGACCTGACCTTTGGTCTCCCAgacctctcctccgctctcagACAGATCCAGTCTCAGTACGACAGCATTGCCGCCAAAAACCTGCAG GAAATGGACTCTTGGTACAAGACAAAGTTCCAGGACCTGAGCGTCGCGTCCAACAAACACGTTCAAAGTGTTCGAAGTGTGCGAGAAGAAATTGCAGGCTACAAGAAAGAT ctcctCAGCAAGGAGCGTGAGTTGGAGTCACTGAAGACAAAGAATGAATATTTGGAGGTTCAGATCCGTGATGCGGTGGAGAGATacaagaaggaagaggaagacttGCAG GAGCGTATAGAGGCGATAAAGCTGGAACTGAAGGTGACCAAAGAGAAGATCGCTCTGCTGTTGCGGGAATACCAAGACCTGCTGAATGTCAAGATGGCCCTGGAGATTGAGATCACCACCTACAG GAAGCTGATTGAGGGGGAGGACAGCCGTCTGAGCACCATGGTCCATAGCATGTCCCTGTTAGGAGGAAGATCCATCGCTTCCAGTGCTAGCATAAGcgcagcctcagcctcagcctcagtctcagtctcagctCCTGTTGGCCCTGCCCCTCCTGAGGCTGCAGCGCTGGGTGGAGCCCCCAGCACCGGAGCTGAGAAAGCCCCGGGTGCTAATGGAGGACTGGTGGAGGTGGCGTCATCAGAGAGCCAGACAGACGGCAGCACAGATGAGCAGGCAACTGAGATGTCTGAGAGGAAGACTCTCCTCATCAG AACAGTTAAGACAGATGAGGACACTTATGAGAGCAACACACAGGAGCGCACCATCACCATTTCTGGAGCAGCCGATGACACAGATGAGGAATAG
- the faxca gene encoding failed axon connections homolog — MYWRVGFAWTRSCVVDLGRNQSFSFGLLGSDEQLSFYGYIIAYPLQDYGGIMSALGSDSWWRKTLYLTGGALLAAAAYLLHELLAIRKEEELDSKDAIILHQFSRPKTGAPSLSPFCLKMETYLRMVDLPYQNYFDGKLSPQGKMPWIEYNREQVCGTEFIIDFLEERLGVSLNKSLTPQERAVSRAITKMVEEHFYWTIAYCQWVDNLEETQKMLSVSGPLSDLLKWILSHLTGGIVKREMYGHGIGRFSKEEVYALMEKDMRTLATLLGDKKYLMGSKLSTVDAAVFSHLAPAMWTLPGTRPEQLIKGELINLAMYCERIRRRFWPEWFVDLEDFCYNDTTEESDSPSKLPDLGLYSRTDTFQDDTRTHTHTHTHTPHTHTSVDPHSPDSDRTGHSLYDSDMDTECSDIEQLKC; from the exons ATGTACTGGCGCGTCGGGTTCGCCTGGACGCGGTCGTGTGTGGTTGATCTTGGCCGGAACCAGAGCTTCTCCTTCGGCCTGCTGGGCTCCGATGAGCAGCTCTCGTTTTATGGGTACATTATCGCCTACCCACTGCAGGACTACGGCGGGATCATGTCAGCTCTGGGCTCGGACTCGTGGTGGCGGAAAACGCTGTATTTGACTGGAGGGGCTCTGCTCGCCGCTGCTGCCTATCTGCTGCACGAACTGCTCGCCATCAG gaaggaggaagagctgGACTCTAAAGATGCCATCATACTCCACCAGTTCTCCAGGCCCAAGACCGGCGCCCCATCCCTGTCCCCTTTCTGCCTCAAGATGGAGACCTACCTCCGCATGGTCGACCTGCCCTACCAG AACTACTTTGATGGGAAGCTTTCGCCGCAGGGGAAGATGCCGTGGATCGAGTACAACCGGGAGCAGGTGTGCGGCACCGAATTCATCATCGATTTCCTGGAGGAGCGGCTGGGCGTGAGCCTCAACAAGAGCCTGACGCCGCAGGAGAGGGCCGTGTCCCGCGCCATCACCAAAATGGTGGAGGAGCACTTCTACTG gaccaTTGCTTACTGTCAGTGGGTGGACAACCTGGAGGAGACCCAGAAGATGCTGTCGGTGAGCGGGCCGCTGAGTGACCTACTCAAGTGGATCCTGAGTCACCTGACCGGCGGGATCGTTAAGCGGGAGATGTACGGCCACGGGATTGGACGCTTCTCTAAGGAGGAAGTCTACGCCTTGATGGAGAAGGACATGCGCACCCTGGCCACTCTGCTAG GTGATAAGAAATACCTAATGGGCTCCAAGCTTTCCACGGTTGACGCTGCGGTGTTCAGTCACCTGGCCCCGGCCATGTGGACGCTGCCAGGAACACGGCCTGAGCAGCTTATCAAAG GTGAGCTGATCAACCTGGCCATGTACTGCGAGCGGATCCGCCGGCGATTCTGGCCCGAGTGGTTCGTGGACCTGGAGGACTTCTGCTACAACGACACCACAGAGGAGAGCGACTCGCCCTCCAAACTCCCCGATCTGGGCCTCTACTCCCGCACGGACACTTTCCAGGacgacacgcgcacacacacacacacacacacacacacgccgcacACTCACACGTCAGTGGACCCACACTCGCCTGACAGCGACCGCACAGGCCACTCGCTTTATGACTCGGACATGGACACCGAGTGCTCGGACATAGAGCAGCTCAAGTGTTGA
- the pgm3 gene encoding phosphoacetylglucosamine mutase, translated as MAQFQDVSQKSTLHPKPTGLVLQYGTAGFRTNAKQLDHIMYRMGLLATLRSKKTKATIGVMVTASHNPEEDNGVKLIDPMGEMVTPAWEGYATQLANAEQEDLLTALKDIIEREAINMNQEANVFVGKDTRSSSARLSQAVLDGVSALGGHSKDYGLVTTPQLHYMVCCQNTQGRYGEATVEGYYRKLSQAFIQLTKNVPNRTDDQKHLSVDGANGIGALKVREMEGHLKRELQISLFNDGTSGKLNHQCGADHVKVQQKAPTGIEMNTGERCCSFDGDADRIVYYYSDSAGQFHLLDGDKIATLISTFLKELLTQAGLDLKIAVVQTAYANGSSTHYLEDTMKVIVTCTKTGVKHLHHAAQEFDIGVYFEANGHGTVLFSKTAEQKIQQLAKDPNSNDERKRSALLLQNTVNLINQTVGDAISDMLLIEAILAIKGMTVQQWDTIYTDLPNRQLKVKVSDRRVIDTTDAERRAVSPAGLQEAIDSLVKKFRQARSFVRPSGTEDVVRVYSEAETQESADDLAHEVSLAVYRLAGGVGDEPKPLH; from the exons ATGGCCCAGTTTCAGGACGTATCCCAGAAGTCCACACTGCACCCGAAGCCCACAGGGCTGGTTCTGCAGTATGGTACCGCTGGTTTCAGAACCAACGCCAAACAGCTGGACCACATCATGTACCGGATGGGACTGCTGGCCACGCTCCGCTCCAAAAAGACCAAAGCCACCATTGGAGTCATGGTCACCGCATCACACAACCCTGAG gagGACAACGGGGTGAAGCTGATCGACCCCATGGGGGAGATGGTGACCCCGGCATGGGAAGGCTACGCCACCCAGCTGGCCAACGCAGAGCAGGAAGATTTGCTCACTGCTCTGAAGGACATTATCGAGAGGGAGGCCATAAACATGAACCAGGAAGCTAACGTTTTTGTGGGCAAAGACACCAG GAGCAGCAGTGCCAGGCTGTCACAAGCAGTGTTGGATGGAGTGTCTGCACTCGGTGGTCACAGCAAAG ACTATGGCTTGGTGACGACCCCGCAGCTCCACTACATGGTGTGCtgtcagaacacacagggtcgaTATGGGGAGGCCACAGTGGAGGGATACTACCGCAAACTTTCTCAAGCCTTCATTCAGCTCAccaaaaat GTGCCGAACCGTACAGATGACCAGAAGCACCTCTCTGTGGATGGTGCGAATGGCATCGGGGCTCTGAAGGTGCGTGAGATGGAGGGACACCTGAAGAGGGAGCTGCAGATATCGCTCTTCAACGACGGCACCAGCGGAAAGCTCAACCACCAGTGTGGGGCCGACCACGTCAAAGTGCAGCAAAAAGCTCCAACAG gTATTGAGATGAACACGGGGGAGCGTTGCTGTTCATTTGACGGCGATGCTGACCGCATAGTGTATTACTACAGCGACTCTGCAGGACAGTTTCATCTGCTGGATGGAGACAAGATCGCTACACTCATCAGCACCTTCCTCAAGGAGCTGCTCACACAG GCTGGACTAGACCTGAAGATAGCGGTGGTGCAAACAGCATATGCTAACGGCAGCTCAACACACTATCTGGAGGACACTATGAag GTAATAGTGACATGTACTAAGACTGGAGTGAAGCATCTTCACCATGCAGCCCAGGAGTTTGACATAGGTGTGTACTTCGAGGCCAACGGCCATGGAACT GTGTTGTTCAGTAAGACAGCTGAGCAGAAGATCCAGCAGCTAGCTAAGGACCCCAACTCCAacgatgagaggaagagatcaGCTCTCCTGCTGCAGAACACTGTCAACCTCATCAACCAG ACGGTGGGTGATGCCATTTCTGACATGCTGCTGATTGAAGCTATTCTAGCCATCAAGGGTATGACTGTCCAGCAGTGGGACACCATCTACACTGACCTGCCCAACAGGCAGCTCAAAGTcaag GTGTCAGACCGCAGGGTGATCGACACAACGGATGCAGAGAGACGAGCGGTGAGCCCAGCAGGACTGCAGGAGGCCATTGACAGCCTAGTGAAGAAGTTCCGACAGGCTCGTTCCTTCGTGAGACCCTCTGGGACCGAGGATGTGGTGCGAGTGTACTCCGAGGCAGAGACCCAG gaGAGTGCAGACGACCTGGCACATGAAGTCAGCCTGGCAGTATATCGCCTTGCTGGGGGAGTGGGGGACGAACCCAAACCTTTGCactag